Below is a window of Takifugu flavidus isolate HTHZ2018 unplaced genomic scaffold, ASM371156v2 ctg780, whole genome shotgun sequence DNA.
AGAACCCTCTGGGCTTCGATCTGATTGTCTGGTTCTCCGTTACAACTATTCTCGACTGGCCCCCGCgtggtagagagagagagagagagagagagagagttttagctaaacggccctaaaccgtttcccattcattttcaatggcagtgctaaaccactacggacgcaatatatttccggccgctatcatcctgtggcgctgttctgccgtttctatcaagagcggctcctctccggaaagttcattctttggtaaacttcgctgaaggtaagtttgggcttgatttccttctaaattaatgaggaaacttttcgtaattgtgcataggctgtggtcaattttgtcctaaattagtaAGGAAcatgttataattggccctaaattataatgtactgtatttgtcacgCTACAATatcatatcttgtcaagctagtttttcctATTGTATTACGGTCATATCTCGTCGCCAACTTTGTCGACATTTTattacacatggtaccacactttatcttttactggcttaagattcctttgatcacatttatcaggtgtgatttgaaaaatgggtggaactgttttatgagtgtctaataaaaatgagaaaattaattgacatttttcctttatgtcagctcaacatgcagaagcaagtCGCCTTTTTTCCTGGGAAACTTCAGGTCGTGTTCctcaaggggcctcttgggtttctcctccaggagccatctgatgaagccaaacgggtgagttccactcctcaggacaagtctgcggccatgagggaggacctcgtacggcagaacactttggccgtcatccgacaaagaggggggggggtccctcagATAAGATAGAGGTGgtgggagactatgtcctgcagtttggtaaatatgtAACAGGGACATATAATATTGTattataattacacaaaattgttcttttgtttactATTGTTGAACAtacctggtgtttgttttactgtgctGTCTTGGTCCTCCAGTCACTTcgtctgtattttatttcttcttcgtgTGTCCCCCTTGGTGCACCTGTATAAATTCGAGGGCCGcgacttcctcttcccttttgcaATTCTCGTGTTGGGAAGAGGTCAGTCATCTTTTGTAATCCCTTGTTTTAAGTgtctttttgttattattttgtcttaatttgtcactcTTATAACACTACAGTTCTATTCAAGTTTATATtgagctctgatgttgctccgaTGTAGTGTATTATTGATGTGAACAGGTGCGATGGTGCTAACTCcatgttgtcttctctgtagtttgggctggatcagcaaatagcggcacatgttaattttgctgttttattttgaccagaTTAAACGGAGAGTGCCTCCAAAAGTTCAACTGTGTCCCGTGGCTACTCTAcgcaccacaaccacaaaaataacacaacgcaGACATACACCGGTCACACTTGGTGCCGTTTGACCCGTGCCATCGCCATTCATCGCCAGTCTTTTCGTCCCCCGGGCTGCTGCCGCGCCCTCGGCTTCTCCGCTCTTCACCTTCGGCGCGCTGCGTGCTGTGGTCTTGTGACGTCACCGCGTCGCCAAGGAGTGCTGCCCTCAGGACTGTCTGCCAGGTTTTGGGCTTGCAGTGCGGAGTTAGGGTTTAATGAGTGTCTTATTGTATTACATGACTGCGTGAGGtgaatttgcttttatttttgaaaaaaaaaaaccaagatgTTTAACCCTAATCCACCTTGTATTGGTAGAGGCATGGCTTTGaatactggtgttgataaggtACACCCTGTTAGTAATAAGACTATGTTAAGCCCACCGATTGCCACTTCTACACCTATTGCTAGTGCACACTCAGAACCCACACGTGTTGTGACACATGATGCGCTCAGTGGCATAATAACTGATTTGGCAAAACAAATTGGGGATAGTATCGCAAACAGTCTGAATACAATGCACAAACATCAGCCCTGCCACACCCAGCTGCCTGCTACTGACAGTGTGTCCCCCAGTCGCCTGGAGGCTTCACAGCTCAAAGTAGTGGTGCAGTCTGAAGCCAAAGCCCCACCGTTCTTCAGGGGCGACCACACTGATACATTTTCCATTCAAGAGTGGGAGGGGATGATGAAGTGTTACCTGTCCAGAACAAGCTGTGAGACATCTGAGCAAAAATATGAACTGATCATGTCCCGATTGACAGGCAAAGCTCGGGATGTGGTTAAGGTGTCACTCCGCTAGCCGCCCTGACCTGAGTGAGGGTGGGTTGATTACTGCTGTATTTGACATCCTAAAACGAAACTTCAGTGCAGTCACATGCTCCAACATGCCAATGAGAGACTTTTATAGCACAATACCAAGGAGTGGTGAGGATGCCATGGACTATTGGATTCGTCTTAATAAGTCTATTGATGCTGTGGATGAGTGCCTCAGGAGGCGTGGGAAACATGTGGACGACCCCACCGCTGAGGTTGTGATGATGTTCATAAGTCATTGTCCTGACCCTGCTCTTTCTCTGTCATTTCAAATTAAGCCCCCCGAAGAGTGGACAGCTGCTGAGGTCCAGCGCCGCTTGGACAGTCATGTGGGACAGATGAAAGGTGTTGCGGCTAATACGCACTTGGTGACCAATGCCCTGTCGGCTCAAGCTCCTGTTTATTCCTGCGATCTCCAGGACTCTGCTGAACTGATTCCCTTTTGTCCACCCAAAGCCACTTATGAGTCCCCACAGCCGCTGTCAGGATCAGGAGGCCAGCCACACACTTCAGCCAGTGCCACACCAGAACCTGTGACTCAGCAAATGGTGGCTATGTTTGACAAGGTTCTTTCCCTGTGCACTGCCTCGGTGACTAATAGCAGGCAAAGGGCAGGTCGCGGTCAATTTCCTCAGCGTCCCCAAGGCAGAGCGTGCCAGGTTTGTGGTTCTAGCGAACACACCACTCATTCACACTGTAGGTTGTACAGACTATGTCTTAACTGCTTTGGACCTGGTCATATGAGAAATGAATGTGCACAGAAGACCAGGCTCCCGTCAGCCACTGCTCCATCTACTGGTGATTTAAACTAGTTGGCCTGTGTGATAAGAGGGGCAGCATGGGCAGTGTTATAGTGTTATACCCTCACCAATCCTCCTGATCCTCACTCTGTGTATGTTGACTGTTGTAAAAGCTACTCTGAAGACAAGACTGTCATTCTGGTTGGGTCTCAAAGAATTGAGGGAGCTAGTGAACTGTTTTATACTCCTGTGTCAGTGAGCAATcgaatgtctttgagagggatGCTAGATTCAGGAAGCATGTCATGTACACTTAGTGAATCAGCAGAGGCCAAGTTAAGAGCGGCTGGTGTTGTCTTAATTCCACAACCTGTCCCCGAGCAGGTGGTTCTCATTGGTTGTGGTGGTCTTGTTACTCAACCTAAATGTATCTATGATTTGGACATTGAGATTTATGGCTGGAAGTTTGTGGTGCCAACGTTTCTGGTGCCTGGGCAGAGGGATGAGTTTATTGTTGGCACTAATGTGATCCGTCCTGTTGTCCAGAAGATGAAATCTGAAGAGAAATATTGGGAGATGCTATCCTCACGTACATCCGATCCTGACTGTGAGCTGTTTCTCCAGTTACTGAGTTGCTCTTCCCGGTGGTTGGGCCCAGAGGTTCCTGATAAGGTGGGAACAGTGAGATTACAACAGGCTGTGACGCTGCTTCCTCAGAAGGAATACATTGTTTGGGGGAAGCTGCCAGCATCTGCTCCTGTGTCCCCTGGCAGCACAGTCATTGTAGAGCCGACATCCGCACGCTCTACACCCAAGAACATCATGGTTGGTCGAATTGTTGCGCCAATGTGGGGTGATCGCTGGGTCCCCATGAAGATCCTCAATCCCACACAGACTGCTGTTACTTTACGGCGTAATGCAAAGCTAGCTGACGTGTTCCcctgtgttgccatggaagaCTTTCCTGTTGCCCAGGGTCTTTGTAAAACCCAGTTAGGTTCATCGCCTGTTCTCACTGGCCACCAGAGTGGCCCAAGTGACCCTGTGCAGCTGTTGAAGGATTGTGGTCTCGGTGACATTGACATGGGGGGCTGTGAAGTGTCAGATGAGTGGAAGGGCAGGCTTGCCGATCTGTTGTTGGCCTTTCAGGATGTGTTCTCTAGAGATGGTCTGGATTGTGGGGAGGCAAAGGAGTTTGTCCATCGGATTCACCTTGCTGACGACCGTCCCTTTCGGCTGCCGTTCCGCAGAGTTCCACCTGCTCATTATCAGAAGTTGAGAGAAGTTCTGtctgaaatggaaatgaggGGCATAATCAGCAAATCCATCAGTGAATATGCCTCTCCCCTGGTGTTGGTGTGGAAGAAGTCAGGGGATTTGCGAATATGTACTGACTTTCGTTGGCTTAATGCTAGGTCTGTTAAAGACGCCCATCCACTGCCACACCAGTCGGACTGCCTTGCTGCCCTTGGGGGTAACGCCTTCTTCAGCACTATGGATCTGACCTCAGGGTTCTACAACATCCCTCTCCATCAGTCTGACAGGCATTACACAGCCTTTACTACACCGCTTGGCCTTTATGAATACAACCGCCTGCCCCAGGGCCTCTGCAACAGTCCAGCCTCCTTTATGCGGATGATGCTTAGCATATTCGGTGACCTCAACTTCTCAAACCTTCTGTGTTACCTTGATGACTTGTTGGTGTTTGCACCTTCTGTAGAGGAGTCTTTAAGCCGCCTCAGTGTTGTCTTCTCCCGGTTGAGATCTAGTAACTTGAAGCTTTCTCAGAAGAAGTGTCATTTTCTCAGAAGGTCAGTTAAATTTCTGGGTCATGTTGTGAGCGCTGACGGTGTTTCTGTGGATCAGGAGAAGGTGAGCGCCATCTCTGGGTTTAGGAGGGAGGACTTGATGGAATCTGATGGCTGTACTCCGTCCCAGCAGAAGGTCAGATCTTTTCTCGGAATGGTCCTGTTTTATCAGCATTTCATTCCTGCATGTTCCCGTATTGCCAAGCCTCTCTATGCCTTAACAGCTGGCCAGAAGCGGAGGACTAAAGGTGGTCAGGGCCGATGTAAACCTGGAACATACAGACAGTTAACACCTCAGGATTGGTCCCCTGAGTGTGATGGAGCCTTTGAACAACTAAAAACTGCGCTCCTCGATTGTGTGGTTCTGGCTCACCCGGATTTTGATAGACCTTTTATCCTCTCCACTGATGCTTCCACTGACGGGCTTGGAGCTGTTCTTTCTCAGGTGCcggcaggtgaggagagggcaAGACCGGTTGCGTTTGCTAGCAAGTCCCTAAGCCGCAGCCAGGCTAAGTACCCTGCTCACAGACTTGAGTTTCTGGCTCTCAAGTGGGCGGCTTGTGACAAGTTCAGTCATTGGCTCAAAGGCCATCAGTTCACAGTCTGGACTGATAATAACCCGCTCACGTACATCTTGACCAAGCCGAAACTGGACGCCTGTGAACAGCGGTGGGTCTCCAAACTGGCTCCGTACAACTTTGACATTAAGCATGTCCCTGGCAGGCTGAACGTTGTTGCGGATGCCCTTAGTCAACGGCCTTTTGTCAAACCGTTAGCCGAGCGTCTCCTTTCTGAGCCTTACATTGATCTGTTGAAACAGGCTTGTGAAGTGAGGGAGGAGTCCGTGCAGGATGCTTTTCATCTGACCTGCCAACCTCAGTCATTGGTCGGTCCTGCTTTTTCTACTGCAGTCAATGTCTCCATGTCTGAGGACGAAGTCTCCACCGTCCTGTCAGCCTCCAATGACTGGGAGGTCGCGTCCAGACATCGTGCTGTTTCTTTGGCTGACCATTTAAGTGCGCTTGTTGGTCCTGAGCCTTGCCTGTCGTCAGCGTTGTCCAAACATGAGCTCCAGTCCCACCAGGAGAGTGATGTTGTTGTTTCCAGGATTGCCTTCTTTGTGAACCGGAAAATCAGGCCTTCCAGACGTGAGCGTGCCCATGAAAATCAGCAGGTCCTAAGAATTTTGAAGCAATGGGAAAGGCTGGCAGTTATTGAAGGAATTCTGTATCGCGTCACTAAGGACCCTTTGACCAGGCACAAGCGCTTCCAGTTTGTTGTTCCAGAGTCCCTCAAGTCATCTGTGCTCTCTGGCATCCATGACAACGCAGGTCACCAAGGGCAGCCACGCACTTTGTCACTGGACTGGCACGTCAGCGGTTCTTTTGGTATGAGATGGAAAAGGATGTCCGCAACTATGTAAGACAATGTCCACGGTGTGTTCTCAGTAAGACTCCAGAACCATCCGCCAGAGCCCCACTGGAGAACATAAAGACCAGTGTGCCACTGGAGTTGGTATGCATTGACTTTTGGTCTGCGGaggacaacaacaataaatcgGTTGATGTCCTTGTTGTCACTGACCATTTTACTAAATTGGCACATGCATTCCCTTGCCGCGACCAAACTGCAAAGAATGTGGCTAAGAAGCTTTGGGATGGATTCTTCTGCATTTATGGCTTTCCTCAGCGTATCCATTCCAACCAAGGTGCTACCTTTGAGAGTGAGTTGGTGGCAGAGTTGCTAGAAATGGGTGGCATCATCAAATCTCATACCACACTGTACCACCCCATGGGCAATGGCATCACTGAGCGGTTTAACAGAACGTTGGGGAACATGTTGAGATCTTTGCCCCCAAGGACGAAGCAGAGGTGGCCGCAGATGATCCAGTCTTTGACATTTGTATATAATTGCACAGCTCATGAAACAACAGGCTTTGCGCCCTTCTATCTGATGTTTGGGAGGGTTCCCCGTTACCAATCGATCTCCTCTTCATGAACGTTCTCCATGATGACTCTGTATACGATTACAATACCTATGTCAAGTCACTTATGGAAGATCTTCGGTCCGCCATGATCTTGGCTCAAGGAAACAGCGCTGTTGAACAGAACCACCAGTCGGACCAGTACAATAAGCGGGTCAGGGGCTTACCTCTTTCTGTTGGGGACAGAGTACTGTTGGCAAATAAAGGAGttaaaggaaaaaggaagcTGTCTGACAAGTGGGAGGCGGTTGTTTATGATGTTGTTGCTTCTAAGCCAGACCTCCACATATacaaaatccgagaccaagcgGGTAATGAAAAAACTGTGCATCGCAACTTACTGCTTCAGGTCAACTCTTGCCGCTGGCGTTTCGCTGGACGTGACAAAGGCTCAGTCTGCCGTTGGTGTTGATGTTGTCCCAGAGGAACCTGGAGTATCAGTGGGGGGTAGGGAAGTTGAATCCTCCCGGCCCAGTGCCATTCCAAGTTTGAGTGAGTCTAGTGTTGACCGCACAGCATCCTGGGTCCAACAGCAGTCACCCAATGAGAGAATGGAACCTGATGTGATGTCCTGTGACTGTCCCACAGAGTTTGCTGGTCCCCCCTTGGTCCCTTGTGATGAGGTACACAAACTTTCTGATGACTTTTCTGATTTGGGTCACAACCTTACCACACGATTTGGTAGGCTTGTTAAGCCAGTCTGTAGATTGATTGAATCTATGACTCAGAGTCTTTGTTTGGCACTGAGAAAGTTCATTCTCCTATTGTAACTATTTGAATTTTGTGGCCTCCCCTCTTTTGATTGATTAGTGCCGGAACTTGAGGAATGCTTGATTTTGCGTGATTTTGTTGGGCTACATGCTACCTATATCTAACACTCCCATGCACATTGTAAATGGTCGCTATTTTGTGGTGTAAAGGGCACCACTTATTgccttttattatttaaataggAAACTGTCTTGCggatatctttttttttttagcagccaGCTTTATGTGCTTTTGGTATTTTGTGTAATTCTAGGGGGGTGAATGT
It encodes the following:
- the LOC130521201 gene encoding uncharacterized protein LOC130521201, which encodes MSLRGMLDSGSMSCTLSESAEAKLRAAGVVLIPQPVPEQVVLIGCGGLVTQPKCIYDLDIEIYGWKFVVPTFLVPGQRDEFIVGTNVIRPVVQKMKSEEKYWEMLSSRTSDPDCELFLQLLSCSSRWLGPEVPDKVGTVRLQQAVTLLPQKEYIVWGKLPASAPVSPGSTVIVEPTSARSTPKNIMVGRIVAPMWGDRWVPMKILNPTQTAVTLRRNAKLADVFPCVAMEDFPVAQGLCKTQLGSSPVLTGHQSGPSDPVQLLKDCGLGDIDMGGCEVSDEWKGRLADLLLAFQDVFSRDGLDCGEAKEFVHRIHLADDRPFRLPFRRVPPAHYQKLREVLSEMEMRGIISKSISEYASPLVLVWKKSGDLRICTDFRWLNARSVKDAHPLPHQSDCLAALGGNAFFSTMDLTSGFYNIPLHQSDRHYTAFTTPLGLYEYNRLPQGLCNSPASFMRMMLSIFGDLNFSNLLCYLDDLLVFAPSVEESLSRLSVVFSRLRSSNLKLSQKKCHFLRRSVKFLGHVVSADGVSVDQEKVSAISGFRREDLMESDGCTPSQQKVRSFLGMVLFYQHFIPACSRIAKPLYALTAGQKRRTKGGQGRCKPGTYRQLTPQDWSPECDGAFEQLKTALLDCVVLAHPDFDRPFILSTDASTDGLGAVLSQVPAGEERARPVAFASKSLSRSQAKYPAHRLEFLALKWAACDKFSHWLKGHQFTVWTDNNPLTYILTKPKLDACEQRWVSKLAPYNFDIKHVPGRLNVVADALSQRPFVKPLAERLLSEPYIDLLKQACEVREESVQDAFHLTCQPQSLVGPAFSTAVNVSMSEDEVSTVLSASNDWEVASRHRAVSLADHLSALVGPEPCLSSALSKHELQSHQESDVVVSRIAFFVNRKIRPSRRERAHENQQVLRILKQWERLAVIEGILYRVTKDPLTRHKRFQFVVPESLKSSVLSGIHDNAGHQGQPRTLSLDWHVSGSFGMRWKRMSATM